CTTTGCGCGTGCCCTCGCTCGCTGGCGTAGGGGTTAGCATACCCGAAAAACTACCTAACGAACAGGTGCTTTTCCGCTCTAACCGGGCGATAAATGCCGGGTTGGTCAAAGATATTGGCTACATTGTCTATATCGACCCGAGAAAATATGCCGAAGTGGCAACAGTGGGTGTCAAGAGGACCCTCGGGCGAGTGATTGGCAAACTAAACAATCACCTGCGTCAATCGGGACATAAGGTCATGCTGATGGGGCCAGGCCGGTGGGGTAGTAACAACATTGAGCTTGGTGTGAATGTAGGCTATGCGGACATTGACGGCACAGCAGTTCTGGTAGAAGTTGCCCGTGAAAAGGCTGGCCACACTCCGGAGGTCTCCTACGGGACCCACTTCTTTCAAGATTTGGTCGAAGCTGGTATACTTTATCTTCCTGTTTATCCCGATGAAGCTACCACTGATTTCAATACCGGGTTCTTTTCCCGTTCACCCAACGTGCTGAAAGAGTTGCTGCCGGAAATGAGTGATTTTGAGAACATTCTACATGTGATTGATGTGCCCCTGGCGACAGATGGCGCTTGGGCAAAAGTGATCGCTGACCCGCACAGTCGCAATGCTGTCTGCTTTTTGGATAAGAGCGGAGCATCAAATACTAATAAAGAAATGAGAGGAAACGGAAATGAATCTGCAAAGACCAAACTCTGACGAAGCTACGAGGACCGCCAACCGTTCCCGGAGTGTATCACCTGCGAGCGGCATCTGTTCACGCTGCCTCGATGGTTGTACTGGAAACTGCGAAGTGTTTAAGGCAACCTTTCGCAGCCGGGAACTCCTCTATCCGGGACCTTTTGGGGAAATCACTGCGGGTGGAGACAAAGGCTATCCTGTTGATTACTCGCACATCAATATACAGGGGTATGCCTTGGGAGCCAACGGGCTACCAGATAATGTTGTCGGCGACTCAGATTCGGCTGTTTTCTCAGCAGTTAACACTGAGACTGAGTACGGCTGGGACAAGAAAGTTAGGATGCGCATACCCGTATTCACCGGTGCGCTTGGTTCGACCGAGATTGCCCGCAAGAACTGGGAGCATTTTGCCATCGGTGCTGCACTCAGTGGCATAACCCTTGTCTGTGGCGAAAATGTTTGCGGCATTGACCCCAGACTTGAACTCGATAGACACGGCAAGATTATTTCTGCGCCGGATATGGACCGCCGCATCAAAATTTATCGCCGCTACCACAAGGGATACGGCGAAATCCTGGTGCAGATGAATGTTGAAGATACGAGGCTGGGCGCTGCCGAGTATGTAAGGAATAAGCACGGATTGGATGCTATTGAGCTTAAATGGGGGCAAGGTGCCAAATGTATTGGTGGGGAGATAAAGGTTGACAGTCTCGAACGTGCCTTGGAACTTCAGAGACGCGGCTATATCATCACTCCTGACCCATCACACCTGCTCAGCCAGGCAAGCTTTAGGGACGGCTCGCTAAAAGAATTTGAGCGCCACAGCCGCCTGGGCTTTATTCATGAAGAGCAGTTCTATGCTGAGATCCAGCGATTGCGGAACCTGGGCTTCAAGCGCATCACCCTGAAAACAGGGGCCTACAGTTTGCGTGAATTAGCAATGGCGATCAGATGGAGTTCAAAGGCCAAAGTTGATCTTTTGACCATAGATGGCGCCGGTGGTGGCACCGGAATGAGCCCCTGGCGCATGATGCAAGAATGGGGAATCCCAAGTCTCTATCTACATGCTGCAGCTTATGATTTCTGTCAGAGGTTAGCCAACAGGGGCGAGCGGGTTCCAGATATCGCCTTTGGCGGCGGCTTCAGCAGCGAGGATGGTGTTTTCAAGGCGCTGGCTCTAGGCGCACCCTTCACCAAGGCGGTATGCATGGGACGTGCGCTGATGATTCCGGGCATGGTAGGTAAGAACATCGCGCTATGGCTTAAGGAAGGTAAGTTACCCAATACC
The sequence above is drawn from the Chloroflexota bacterium genome and encodes:
- a CDS encoding FMN-binding glutamate synthase family protein, which codes for MNLQRPNSDEATRTANRSRSVSPASGICSRCLDGCTGNCEVFKATFRSRELLYPGPFGEITAGGDKGYPVDYSHINIQGYALGANGLPDNVVGDSDSAVFSAVNTETEYGWDKKVRMRIPVFTGALGSTEIARKNWEHFAIGAALSGITLVCGENVCGIDPRLELDRHGKIISAPDMDRRIKIYRRYHKGYGEILVQMNVEDTRLGAAEYVRNKHGLDAIELKWGQGAKCIGGEIKVDSLERALELQRRGYIITPDPSHLLSQASFRDGSLKEFERHSRLGFIHEEQFYAEIQRLRNLGFKRITLKTGAYSLRELAMAIRWSSKAKVDLLTIDGAGGGTGMSPWRMMQEWGIPSLYLHAAAYDFCQRLANRGERVPDIAFGGGFSSEDGVFKALALGAPFTKAVCMGRALMIPGMVGKNIALWLKEGKLPNTVSQFGSTLEEIFVCYEEVKDLVGPEEMRNIPLGALGIYSYSEKLRVGLQQLMAGARCFSLPAISRGDLMSLTEECAKVTGIPYLMNAYREEAIDILEDRHNGHKYHEAIGSLVSYVGTSRRLRTYE